The following are encoded together in the Pectobacterium wasabiae CFBP 3304 genome:
- a CDS encoding PqiC family protein, translating to MKPLALFCRLVIITALSACSSPPVHYHTLLAPASPTATTAHTAPFFIDVLPVGVPDQIDTSQLVIRQGDSGAAVLDNERWLSPLGEEIRTALSAGLKQRLNTQDISGLVRPAETPVVRIHLQVRRFDSWPGQLVAFEADWSLSDVGEDERARLLCRSQFTEQVAGSDATLLRAQQQIMARLADQIAATAIRWVPEHKGTCLTPQPQP from the coding sequence ATGAAGCCATTGGCACTATTCTGTCGGTTGGTTATTATCACAGCACTCAGCGCCTGTTCATCACCTCCGGTGCACTATCACACGCTGCTTGCACCAGCATCACCGACTGCAACCACTGCGCATACCGCTCCCTTTTTCATTGATGTGCTGCCTGTTGGCGTTCCAGACCAAATTGATACGTCGCAGCTCGTTATTCGGCAAGGTGATAGCGGTGCTGCCGTGCTGGATAACGAACGCTGGCTCAGTCCGCTGGGTGAGGAAATCCGCACTGCGCTTTCAGCCGGACTGAAGCAACGTCTCAACACACAGGATATTTCAGGGCTGGTGCGTCCGGCAGAAACACCGGTAGTCAGAATCCACCTTCAGGTTCGACGATTTGATAGCTGGCCAGGTCAATTGGTAGCCTTTGAGGCCGACTGGAGCCTGAGTGACGTTGGGGAAGATGAGCGCGCACGTTTGCTCTGTCGCAGCCAGTTTACCGAGCAGGTTGCAGGAAGTGATGCCACTCTGCTACGCGCCCAGCAGCAAATCATGGCTCGGTTAGCAGACCAAATCGCAGCAACGGCAATCCGCTGGGTGCCAGAACATAAAGGAACCTGTCTTACACCGCAGCCCCAGCCATAA
- a CDS encoding paraquat-inducible protein A, which translates to MTIYPHLIICPHCDSVHHYRALKSGEAARCTRCQATLYRSGWINIGHRLALIQTAAIVFFIANSYPVLTVSFHALQNTATLWQAALALANGATLPLAVGCFFLLILAPFMQIMLTGWILMFANQGRCAPGFIPVMKLLLWLRPWSMLEIATLGFLIAAIKLSGFMQVMPGAGCWALAALMLLLVVVNSVDLRPLWSLVPTDSNRSVVSHEK; encoded by the coding sequence ATGACAATCTACCCCCACTTAATTATCTGTCCGCACTGCGACAGTGTGCACCATTACCGGGCGTTGAAATCCGGTGAGGCTGCACGCTGCACACGCTGTCAGGCCACGCTTTATCGTTCAGGATGGATAAATATCGGGCATCGACTGGCGCTGATACAAACAGCGGCTATCGTCTTTTTTATCGCGAATAGCTATCCAGTACTGACCGTCAGTTTCCATGCGTTACAAAATACGGCAACACTCTGGCAAGCGGCACTCGCGTTGGCTAACGGTGCAACCTTACCGCTGGCGGTAGGCTGTTTTTTTCTCCTGATTCTTGCCCCTTTTATGCAAATCATGCTGACTGGCTGGATATTGATGTTCGCCAACCAAGGTCGATGTGCCCCCGGTTTTATTCCCGTGATGAAGTTACTGCTATGGCTTCGTCCCTGGAGCATGTTGGAGATTGCGACGTTGGGCTTTCTGATCGCCGCCATCAAGCTCTCTGGTTTTATGCAAGTGATGCCGGGAGCGGGTTGCTGGGCGCTGGCGGCGCTGATGTTGCTACTCGTCGTCGTCAACAGTGTGGATCTTCGCCCGTTGTGGTCGCTGGTGCCCACAGACAGTAACCGCAGCGTGGTCAGCCATGAAAAGTAA
- a CDS encoding helix-turn-helix transcriptional regulator, translating to MSVFCSDNEIINNTIKTYLSRKLKQYGDLKYAYMIMNKKNPSQVVIISNYPQEWVNTYKENNYQHIDPVILTAINKVSPFSWEDNIVINSKLKFSKIFNLSKEYDIVNGYTFVLHDNNNNLAALSIMFEENALMDMENIVEKNKDKLQMLLIVIHEKITTLYKEITQTPQSKKQSDKEIFSQRENEILYWASMGKTYPEIALILGIKISTVKFHIGNVVKKLGVLNAKHAIRLGVELQLIKPEPL from the coding sequence ATGTCTGTATTTTGCTCTGATAATGAAATTATCAATAACACGATAAAAACCTATCTCAGCCGAAAGCTAAAACAGTATGGCGATCTGAAATACGCCTACATGATCATGAACAAGAAAAACCCATCGCAGGTTGTGATCATTTCAAATTACCCGCAAGAATGGGTTAATACGTATAAAGAAAATAACTATCAGCATATCGATCCCGTTATTTTAACGGCGATCAATAAAGTATCACCATTCTCTTGGGAAGATAATATTGTTATTAATTCCAAACTGAAATTCTCCAAGATTTTTAATCTATCAAAAGAATACGATATTGTTAATGGTTACACTTTTGTCTTGCATGACAACAATAACAATCTGGCTGCGTTATCGATTATGTTTGAAGAAAATGCGCTAATGGATATGGAAAATATTGTTGAAAAAAACAAAGACAAATTACAAATGCTGCTTATTGTCATTCATGAAAAAATCACTACGCTTTATAAAGAGATAACGCAAACCCCACAGAGCAAAAAGCAAAGCGATAAAGAGATATTTTCTCAGCGTGAAAACGAAATTCTCTACTGGGCCAGTATGGGGAAGACCTATCCGGAAATTGCGCTAATTTTGGGTATAAAGATTAGCACCGTGAAATTTCATATCGGTAATGTGGTAAAAAAACTCGGTGTTCTCAATGCCAAGCATGCCATCAGACTGGGCGTGGAATTACAGCTCATCAAGCCAGAACCACTATAG
- a CDS encoding PqiB family protein codes for MIHEQPSDPVIIRQRWRISLIWLVPALAMLTGLAMLIHTWSDTGPKIVISFQSATGLEADRTVVKYKDVTVGTVKDISLSQDSEQVLVTVQLNRSAESLAHADSRFWVVRPRVGIGGVTGIDTLLSGAYIGADKGESTQGETRFVGLESPPTVINGMPGSRFVIQADDLGSLDSGSPVYYRRIPVGRVASYQLNSDGHGVQLQIFIDAPYDRFVTPNTRFWNASGMDLSVDANGFRLRTQTLAAVVAGGIAFSTPDLDNVITRPEPLTTYKLARDQESALSPPDGPPILFKLRFDRSLHGLEVGAPVEFSSVKIGHVTTIDLDYSKTGYRFPTVVSIEVFPNRLGNVLNKLPKQAMSLEQQTAEFTRDLVEHGLRAQVAPSNLLTGQLYISLDFVPDAIKTSFDVNASPLVLPTVNGGFDRLQTQMASIIGKIDNLPLDAIGRNMNTTLLEANKALRQVNGQTLPEANRLMKQMQQAARRAQDVLEEDSPLQLGITQSLQEIQRTLRALRSLAEQIDRHPESLLQGRQHDSPPPAFHHDIATQEGSSK; via the coding sequence ATGATCCACGAACAACCCAGCGATCCGGTGATTATCCGCCAACGCTGGCGAATCTCATTGATCTGGCTGGTGCCAGCGCTCGCCATGCTCACGGGTCTCGCCATGCTAATTCATACCTGGTCAGATACTGGGCCTAAAATCGTGATTTCCTTTCAGAGTGCAACCGGCCTTGAAGCCGATCGCACCGTCGTCAAATATAAAGACGTAACGGTAGGCACCGTAAAGGACATTTCATTGAGTCAGGACAGTGAGCAAGTTCTTGTCACCGTGCAACTTAATCGCAGTGCGGAAAGTCTGGCCCATGCCGATAGTCGCTTTTGGGTCGTTCGTCCACGGGTCGGCATCGGCGGCGTAACGGGCATTGATACTCTGCTCTCTGGCGCTTACATTGGGGCCGATAAAGGTGAATCCACTCAGGGCGAAACTCGCTTTGTCGGTTTAGAGTCGCCGCCGACGGTGATTAACGGCATGCCGGGTAGCCGCTTTGTCATTCAGGCAGACGATCTCGGGTCGTTGGATAGTGGTTCGCCGGTTTACTACCGCCGCATCCCCGTTGGTCGCGTCGCATCCTACCAGTTGAACAGCGATGGCCACGGCGTCCAACTCCAAATTTTTATTGATGCACCCTATGACCGGTTTGTCACGCCGAATACTCGCTTCTGGAATGCCAGCGGGATGGATCTTTCCGTTGATGCCAACGGCTTTCGCCTTAGAACGCAAACCCTCGCAGCCGTCGTGGCTGGCGGCATTGCTTTTTCCACCCCCGATCTAGACAACGTCATCACCCGACCGGAACCGCTAACCACCTACAAACTGGCACGCGACCAGGAATCAGCCCTGTCACCACCTGATGGCCCGCCCATCCTTTTCAAACTCCGTTTTGACCGATCGTTACACGGTCTGGAGGTCGGTGCGCCCGTGGAATTTTCCAGCGTCAAAATCGGCCACGTGACCACCATTGATCTGGATTACAGTAAAACGGGCTACCGCTTTCCTACGGTTGTCAGCATTGAAGTGTTTCCCAATCGTCTCGGCAACGTGCTGAATAAACTCCCAAAGCAGGCGATGTCGCTCGAACAACAAACGGCTGAGTTTACGCGCGATCTGGTCGAGCACGGCCTGCGTGCACAGGTTGCGCCAAGCAATTTGTTGACCGGGCAGCTCTATATCTCACTCGATTTTGTACCCGATGCGATAAAAACGTCGTTTGATGTCAACGCTAGCCCGTTAGTTCTGCCCACCGTCAATGGGGGGTTTGATCGGTTACAGACGCAGATGGCAAGCATCATCGGCAAGATTGACAACCTGCCATTGGATGCCATAGGTCGCAACATGAACACCACGTTGCTCGAAGCCAATAAAGCGCTCCGGCAGGTCAATGGGCAGACATTGCCAGAGGCCAATCGGTTAATGAAACAAATGCAACAAGCCGCACGCCGTGCTCAGGATGTACTGGAAGAAGATTCACCACTGCAACTGGGCATAACACAGTCATTACAGGAAATTCAGCGTACCTTACGCGCGCTGCGCAGTCTGGCAGAACAGATCGATCGTCATCCAGAGTCACTGCTTCAGGGACGGCAGCATGATTCGCCACCGCCAGCATTTCATCACGATATCGCCACCCAAGAAGGTTCCTCAAAATGA
- a CDS encoding paraquat-inducible protein A: MKSNPPVQPLQLIACPLCGLVCQHEADTHSAARCPRCQSRLTSTNRTNTTLSSALLVTALILYIPANTLPVMYTRLFGLGSESTILSGVIDFWHSGDYGIALLIFTVSIVIPCMKFLILGLLISMSRQKSRKAMAERAALYRLTEWVGYWSMLDVVVIAAVSALVRFPPLSEAEPRSGMLFFGLVVILTMLSAMSYDPRLIWKGEEK; the protein is encoded by the coding sequence ATGAAAAGTAATCCTCCCGTCCAGCCGTTGCAACTGATCGCCTGTCCGCTGTGTGGGCTCGTCTGCCAGCATGAGGCCGACACACACAGTGCAGCACGCTGCCCGCGTTGCCAGTCGCGGCTGACATCTACCAACAGGACAAACACGACGCTTTCCTCTGCGCTGCTGGTCACCGCCCTGATTCTCTATATTCCTGCCAACACGTTACCCGTGATGTATACCCGCCTGTTCGGGTTGGGGAGCGAAAGTACCATCTTAAGCGGCGTGATTGATTTCTGGCACAGCGGTGATTACGGCATCGCCTTGCTGATCTTTACCGTCAGCATCGTCATCCCCTGTATGAAATTTTTGATTCTCGGCCTGCTGATCTCCATGTCGCGCCAAAAAAGCCGTAAGGCGATGGCCGAGCGTGCCGCACTGTATCGGCTAACGGAATGGGTGGGCTACTGGTCCATGCTGGATGTCGTCGTCATTGCTGCTGTCTCTGCACTTGTCAGATTCCCTCCCCTGAGTGAAGCGGAACCTCGCAGCGGCATGCTTTTTTTCGGGCTGGTGGTGATACTGACCATGTTGTCTGCCATGAGCTATGACCCACGTCTTATCTGGAAAGGTGAAGAAAAATGA
- a CDS encoding TetR/AcrR family transcriptional regulator: MKVRTKARREAIVKTAAQLFQEMGYERATMNELAKRVGGSKATLYGYFSTKEELFTAVVREHATMHLSEATAELMTEALASETLEVQLTRFGERILYVLTNDSSAMAIYRMVVAEAGHSDIGSLFYESGPKENVDKLSELMAAAIARQELKPAHPRVRALQFLALLTAEIDDRIFHRHLQPISLERIRAIVGDAVSMFMAGAAV, encoded by the coding sequence ATGAAAGTCCGCACTAAGGCTCGTCGTGAGGCCATCGTTAAAACGGCGGCGCAGCTTTTTCAGGAAATGGGCTACGAACGTGCGACCATGAATGAGCTGGCAAAGCGGGTCGGCGGTTCCAAGGCTACGTTGTATGGTTATTTTTCAACCAAAGAAGAACTGTTTACCGCCGTCGTGCGTGAACATGCAACGATGCATCTTTCCGAGGCAACCGCAGAGTTGATGACAGAGGCACTGGCGTCCGAAACGCTGGAAGTGCAACTGACTCGCTTCGGTGAGCGTATTCTGTACGTATTAACCAACGATAGCAGCGCCATGGCGATTTATCGGATGGTGGTGGCGGAAGCCGGGCATTCTGATATTGGTTCTCTGTTTTATGAATCTGGCCCAAAAGAGAATGTCGATAAACTGTCTGAGTTGATGGCGGCGGCGATAGCGCGGCAGGAACTGAAGCCAGCGCATCCACGTGTGCGAGCATTGCAATTCTTAGCACTGCTGACGGCAGAAATCGATGATCGCATATTCCACCGTCATTTACAGCCAATAAGCCTCGAACGCATCCGCGCGATAGTGGGGGATGCGGTCAGTATGTTTATGGCTGGGGCTGCGGTGTAA